The Rhipicephalus sanguineus isolate Rsan-2018 chromosome 7, BIME_Rsan_1.4, whole genome shotgun sequence genome includes a window with the following:
- the LOC119399801 gene encoding GTP-binding protein Rhes gives MPSTGQVPSLSALQPPPHEDAHHSHHPAKDQYRVVVLGAARVGKTAIVHQFLYDEFPVDYFATVEEFHTGEYELNGASLTLDIVDTSGSYPFPAMRRLAITTADAFILVYAIDDPESFEEARRIHDQIVELRSAKAPVVVVGNKCDLPAAMRRVRREVAETIISIDWEHGFVESSAKENINVLGIFKELLVQAKIPYDLNPAVVNKRRRSLPVYPTSPTIKDKTLLKRNSCAVS, from the exons ATGCCGAGCACGGGCCAGGTGCCGTCGCTGTCGGCGCTCCAGCCGCCCCCGCACGAAGACGCCCACCACAGCCACCACCCGGCCAAGGACCAGTACCGGGTCGTGGTACTCGGTGCAGCTCGGGTGGGCAAGACGGCAATCGTGCACCAATTCCTGTACGACGAGTTCCCCGTCGACTACTTCGCCACCGTGGAAGAG TTCCACACCGGCGAATACGAGCTGAACGGTGCCTCGCTAACCCTGGACATCGTGGACACGAGCGGCAGCTACCCGTTCCCGGCCATGAGGCGGCTGGCCATCACCACTGCGGACGCGTTCATTCTCGTTTACGCCATCGACGACCCGGAGTCGTTCGAAGAGGCCCGGCGCATCCACGACCAGATCGTTGAGCTGCGCTCGGCCAAGGCTCCCGTGGTCGTGGTTGGCAACAAGTGCGACTTGCCCGCCGCGATGCGTCGAGTCCGACGTGAAGTCGCCGAGACCATCATCTCCATCGACTGGGAGCACGGGTTCGTCGAGTCCTCGGCCAAGGAGAACATCAACGTCTTGGGAATCTTCAAGGAACTCCTGGTCCAGGCCAAGATCCCGTACGACCTCAACCCGGCCGTAGTGAACAAGAGGCGTCGCTCGCTGCCCGTGTACCCGACAAGCCCGACCATCAAGGACAAGACGCTGCTCAAGAGGAACAGCTGCGCAGTGTCATAG